One Hordeum vulgare subsp. vulgare chromosome 4H, MorexV3_pseudomolecules_assembly, whole genome shotgun sequence DNA window includes the following coding sequences:
- the LOC123449789 gene encoding glyceraldehyde-3-phosphate dehydrogenase B, chloroplastic, giving the protein MAAHAALAATRIPASARLHSKAASRQRVDFADFSGLRPGSCSVSAAAREASFSDVLGAQLVARASGENAVRAPAEAKLKVAINGFGRIGRNFLRCWHGRENSPLEVIVINDSGGVRNASHLLKYDSMLGTFKADVKIVDNETISVDGKNIQVVSNRDPLKLPWAELGIDIVIEGTGVFVDGPGAGKHLQAGAKKVIITAPAKGADIPTYVVGVNEGDYDHDVANIISNASCTTNCLAPFAKVLDEEFGIVKGTMTTTHSYTGDQRLLDASHRDLRRARAAALNIVPTSTGAAKAVSLVLPQLKGKLNGIALRVPTPNVSVVDLVINTVKTGITADDVNAAFRKAADGPLKGILDVCDEPLVSVDFRCSDVSTSIDASLTMVMGDDMVKVVAWYDNEWGYSQRVVDLAHLVAAKWPGAGTGGSGDPLEDYCKTDPNAVECKVFDE; this is encoded by the exons ATGGCCGCCCATGCAGCTCTCGCCGCCACCCGCATCCCCGCCAGTGCCCGTCTGCACAGCAAGGCCGCCTCCAGGCAGAGGGTCGACTTCGCCGACTTCTCCGGTCTGAGGCCTGGGTCGTGCTccgtgagcgccgccgccagggaggcctccttctccgatGTCCTCGGCGCGCAGCTCGTCGCCAGG GCTTCCGGCGAGAACGCCGTGAGGGCGCCGGCGGAGGCGAAGCTGAAGGTGGCCATCAACGGGTTCGGCCGCATCGGGCGCAACTTCCTCCGGTGCTGGCACGGACGCGAGAACTCCCCGCTCGAGGTCATCGTCATCAACGACAGCGGAGGCGTCAGGAAC GCGTCTCACCTGCTCAAGTACGACTCGATGCTGGGCACCTTCAAGGCGGACGTGAAGATCGTGGACAACGAGACCATCAGCGTCGACGGCAAGAACATCCAGGTCGTCTCCAACAGGGACCCCCTCAAGCTGCCATGGGCCGAGCTCGgcatcgacatcgtcatcgag GGTACCGGAGTTTTCGTTGACGGCCCCGGCGCCGGGAAGCATCTCCAGGCCGGAGCCAAGAAGGTCATCATCACTGCTCCGGCCAAGGGTGCCGACATCCCCACCTACGTCGTCGGTGTCAACGAGGGCGACTACGACCATGATGTTGCCAACATCATCAG CAACGCTTCTTGCACCACCAACTGCCTCGCGCCATTCGCCAAGGTCCTGGACGAGGAGTTCG GAATCGTGAAGGGAACCATGACCACGACGCACTCGTACACGGGCGACCAGAGGCTGCTGGACGCGTCCCACCGCGACCTGCGGAGGGCGAGGGCGGCGGCGCTGAACATCGTGCCGACGAGCACGGGAGCCGCCAAGGCCGTCTCCCTGGTGCTGCCACAGCTCAAGGGCAAGCTCAACGGCATCGCGCTCCGCGTGCCCACGCCCAACGTCTCCGTGGTGGACCTCGTCATCAACACCGTCAAGACCGGCATCACCGCCGACGACGTGAACGCGGCGTTCCGCAAGGCCGCCGACGGGCCGCTCAAGGGCATCCTCGACGTCTGCGACGAGCCGCTCGTGTCCGTCGACTTCCGCTGCTCAGACGTGTCCACCAGCATCGACGCCTCCCTCACCATGGTCATGGGCGACGACATGGTCAAGGTCGTCGCCTGGTACGACAACGAGTGGGGCTACAG CCAGCGCGTGGTTGATCTGGCGCACCTGGTGGCGGCCAAGTGGCCGGGCGCCGGGACCGGCGGCAGCGGCGACCCCCTGGAGGACTACTGCAAGACCGACCCCAACGCCGTGGAGTGCAAGGTGTTCGACGAGTGA